The following DNA comes from Methanomassiliicoccales archaeon LGM-DZ1.
ACGGAGATCATATGGAAATCCGTTCCGAACCTCTCGGCATACTGCTCGAGGAGGTACTTCCATGCCGGATGCCACACCATCACGTGCACGTGTCCCGAGCCCGCTACCTTGGCTAGCGATTCCATCTCGGCATCTACGGCATCGACCTTCGCCAGGTACTTCCCCAGGTTCTCGGAGTAGTCGGAGGCGTTGTCCGGATCGAGCTTCGATATCTCGGCGGCCATGAACTCCGCGATCTTCCTGAGGTTGTCGGGAGAGGTCCATATGTGCGGGTCCGATGCGGAATCGGCCTGTTCCTCCTCCCCGTGATGGTGGTGCCCGTTGGGGAGCGCTGTGTACTCGATGCCGTCGGCTATGCTGACTATCTTCACGGATGATGGGATGTCCTTGGACACAGCATCGAAGAAGGCGGTCTCCCACTCCACTCCGGTCCCTATCTTGAAGTAGATCTCGGACTTGTAGAGGTCGGATATGTTGCTCGGGGTCGAATAGGCCTCGTGGGGACTGACATTGGACCCCATCATTGACACGACCTCGTACCTGTCGCCGACGATCTCCCCGGCGATGTCCTTCTCCCAGCTCATCGTCACGGCGACGGTGTCCTTCTTCTCATCACTGTCATTTTCGAGAAGTACGAAGGCCGCGCCTGCTCCGGCGGCGATGACGGCCGCCGCAGCGATCAATGCAATCGTTGCAGATTTCATCGGGATTCCGATTTTTGAAATTATTATTAAAAACCGACTGAAATGTTAATAACAATGCGATACGAAAGCCAATTTAATTATTAGATTTCGGCTGAAATGTTAATAAAAAAATGCCTGCCCCGTATAAACACATTGATAAAACGGCGCCGAAAGCAGCGCCGAACAAACAAGTGAGAGGAACAATGAAAAAATTCCCGCCCCGAAGGGCGGGTAAGAGGTTTCGGAAGGAAGGAGCGCTTACCCTCCGCCGGACGGCATCATGTCGTCGATGTCGACTTCCCTCTCCATCTTCTGGAGATCTTCCACCGACTGACGGCCTGCCATCTCTTTGGACTTGCGCTCCTTGAAGGACACAGCCTTGTATTCGGAGGGGTCGGCCTTGACGACCGTGTCGGCGGCATAGTACAGGCCCGTGTTGTCGAACCTGTACCAGGTGCGTCCCCCCTCTTCCCTGATGTCCGTGATCTTGCCGACCCTGGACGTCGGGGCGTACTTAGCTATATCCCCCTTCTGCAACGCCATCATCCCTTGATGACCGCGGTCCTCTCTCCGGCAGGCTGGAACTCCCTGAGTCCGCCGCGCCCAATCTCCTTCGTGATGTTCGCGAAGTCGAAGATCAGGTCCTTGTCGGAGAAGGCGATCTTGATGAGCGGGGAAGCGACGAAGGCATCGCCGCGCGCGAGGTGGGCGGCCTTGGGGATTCCCGCGTAGCCGGACAGGTGTCCGACGTTCATGGCGTAGTTGGGGTAGTTGGGGCCCCTGAGCTCCATGGGCAGGCCCTCATCAGACCTGTAGGCGTAGGAGTTGGCGGAACCGCACTGGTCCTGCAGATCGAATCCGTAGAATCCGAGCCTTCCGGTCCTCTCCTTGTGCTGGAGCATGGACTGGTACCACAGGTTGAGACCGTTGTCGGCCACACCGGTGGCGAACGCTCCGACGATACCGGTGGACGCCGCGGTGACGGTCGCACGCTGAGATCCTCCGAAGTGGGTCTCCATGACGGCCGGGTAGCGCTCGTACATCTCGAGAGCGTAGGACGAGATCTCGTCTCCGAGCTTCATCTGCTTGTCGTAGTCGTCGGGCTTGATTCCGCAGAATCCGCCGTACCTGTCGTTGATCACGTCGATACCGTGGTAGACGTAGTCCTCGAGGATGTTGTCGGTGTAGGCCGCAGAAGCGTACTGGGTGAATCCGACACCTCCGGACATGTATCCGCCGAGGTAGATCTGGTCGTAGATGATGGCCGCGAGCGCGACGGTCTCGAGCGCTGCCCTGGCGGGGTCGTCGGGGTAGACGCGGTCGGACTGCACCATGTCGTCCAGGAATCCGAAGGTGATTCCTCCGGGCTCGTTGGGTCCCCTGACACGCCTTGCGGGCATCATGGATCCCATGGTGATGGACTGGTGCTTCGCGGAGTACGCGAAGTCGGCGATGGCCGCCTCTCCTGCTGCGAGCTTGTAGGAGGAGATGAAAGCCATCGAGATCTGCATGGCAGCGTGCCTGGAAACGGTGGCGCCGTCCATGAGCCTGCCGACCATGGTCGGGACACGGACCGCCTGCATGACGGTCTTGCCCATGGCCTTCTTGAGCTGCTCAGCCTGGTCCTTGGGGAAGTTCTTGTTGATGTCGATGACGAACCTGGGGTCGAGCTCATCGATGAGCTCGTCGTCTCCGGAGAACACCTTGACGTAGGAGTCGTAGACGAGGGCAGGGTTGCACTCGGCCATGTGCTCCTGAACGACAGCTCCTCCGGGCATGGTGTGGTTCACGGTCTCGAGGTACGCGTTGATGGTCTCGGGGGTGACCTCTTTTCCAAGCCTCTTCTGGATGGTGTTGTGCGGAGAGTCGAGTCCGACGAGGACGGTCCTCCTGATGTCATCCCAGGCCTGCTGGATGGCCGGGTTGTTGATGCAGTGGAGGTCATCGGGCTCCACGAAGATGTCCGTGTGGGACAGCTGGTAGGGCATCCAGGCCCTCTGGCCCAGAGGCACTCCGATGTCCTCGTTCATCATGGGGAATCCACGTTTCTTGGCGATCTCCATTGCCTCTTTCTGGAACTCCACCTTGGATTTGGACTGGTGCCATCCGCCGTAGCAGTAGTACTTGGTCTCGATGTCGGTGGGGGCTTCCTTGAACTTCTTCTTGCATGCTTCAAGGAAAAGTTTCTCTTTCGCTTTCTCTGCCATTTCACTCACCTTTTACAGTCCAAGGCCTGAATCCTCCCAGGGTCCTGAGCTTGTGGATCCTGATGTAGAAGTCAGTGACCTCTTTGTCATCCCTCATGTCAACGCCGTCAGCCCTGAAGATGGTGGTCCTCTTCTTCAGGTCGGTCATGGACGCGGGCTTCCCGACAGCGATCTTCTTGTCGAGGGGCAGGGCGACCTGGTCTTTCACGTAGACGACCTGCTTGAGCTTGTCGTCCCAGACGTACCTCTGCCAGGCATCGAACATGAGTCCGTGCTCGTCGAGACGGCAGGAGTGTCCGTGAACGGTCGCACCCCTGATCCCGGTCAGAGCGGGGTCGAAGGTCTCGTTGTCGATGAGCTCTTTGGCGATCTGCTCAAGGTCCCTCTCGCGGACCTCGATGATCTGCCTTCCGGAAAGGGTTCCGGTGTCGATTCCTCTGTACCTGGACATGTACATCCATGCCCTCTGGTAGGGGGAAATGGGGGCGAAGTAGACGGAGTCGGTGAACTGGATGTACCTGATCCTGTCACCGGCTTTCGCTCCGGGGATGGGGGTGACGAGTTCCCTGATGGGGCACTTGGGCTCCTTGCCCTCCTCGATCGGGGGGTGGACGCTCTTGTAAGCCGCTCCGGGGACACGGTGGCCCATCAGCCTGACGACGTCATCCATGGGTATGTCGCGGAGTTTCTTCAGCTTCACTTTGGGGTCCATGTACCTGCGCCTGTTTTTCGCAGGGATGGAGTTACCCGGATAGAACTGTCTCTTGTAATCTGTTGCCATGTTTAAGCACTCCTGTAATCATGCAGAGACGGTCTGTATTTGGTGTACCTGCCGATCTCGATCGTGTACCCGAAGGGTACGGTCGCATCGAATGCGTCCTTGATCTTCTCGACGGTCGCCTCGA
Coding sequences within:
- the mcrA gene encoding coenzyme-B sulfoethylthiotransferase subunit alpha; amino-acid sequence: MAEKAKEKLFLEACKKKFKEAPTDIETKYYCYGGWHQSKSKVEFQKEAMEIAKKRGFPMMNEDIGVPLGQRAWMPYQLSHTDIFVEPDDLHCINNPAIQQAWDDIRRTVLVGLDSPHNTIQKRLGKEVTPETINAYLETVNHTMPGGAVVQEHMAECNPALVYDSYVKVFSGDDELIDELDPRFVIDINKNFPKDQAEQLKKAMGKTVMQAVRVPTMVGRLMDGATVSRHAAMQISMAFISSYKLAAGEAAIADFAYSAKHQSITMGSMMPARRVRGPNEPGGITFGFLDDMVQSDRVYPDDPARAALETVALAAIIYDQIYLGGYMSGGVGFTQYASAAYTDNILEDYVYHGIDVINDRYGGFCGIKPDDYDKQMKLGDEISSYALEMYERYPAVMETHFGGSQRATVTAASTGIVGAFATGVADNGLNLWYQSMLQHKERTGRLGFYGFDLQDQCGSANSYAYRSDEGLPMELRGPNYPNYAMNVGHLSGYAGIPKAAHLARGDAFVASPLIKIAFSDKDLIFDFANITKEIGRGGLREFQPAGERTAVIKG
- a CDS encoding DUF2098 domain-containing protein codes for the protein MALQKGDIAKYAPTSRVGKITDIREEGGRTWYRFDNTGLYYAADTVVKADPSEYKAVSFKERKSKEMAGRQSVEDLQKMEREVDIDDMMPSGGG
- a CDS encoding zinc ABC transporter substrate-binding protein — its product is MKSATIALIAAAAVIAAGAGAAFVLLENDSDEKKDTVAVTMSWEKDIAGEIVGDRYEVVSMMGSNVSPHEAYSTPSNISDLYKSEIYFKIGTGVEWETAFFDAVSKDIPSSVKIVSIADGIEYTALPNGHHHHGEEEQADSASDPHIWTSPDNLRKIAEFMAAEISKLDPDNASDYSENLGKYLAKVDAVDAEMESLAKVAGSGHVHVMVWHPAWKYLLEQYAERFGTDFHMISVEEDGEVTPAEAAVIVKDEGCSAIYVSVTDEGYEGRQALEDAGITVHVVNPTADDMLSSVSEFLSYLRGDLGGTA
- the mcrG gene encoding coenzyme-B sulfoethylthiotransferase subunit gamma, whose translation is MATDYKRQFYPGNSIPAKNRRRYMDPKVKLKKLRDIPMDDVVRLMGHRVPGAAYKSVHPPIEEGKEPKCPIRELVTPIPGAKAGDRIRYIQFTDSVYFAPISPYQRAWMYMSRYRGIDTGTLSGRQIIEVRERDLEQIAKELIDNETFDPALTGIRGATVHGHSCRLDEHGLMFDAWQRYVWDDKLKQVVYVKDQVALPLDKKIAVGKPASMTDLKKRTTIFRADGVDMRDDKEVTDFYIRIHKLRTLGGFRPWTVKGE